A window of Festucalex cinctus isolate MCC-2025b chromosome 6, RoL_Fcin_1.0, whole genome shotgun sequence contains these coding sequences:
- the odad3 gene encoding coiled-coil domain-containing protein 151, translated as MFEAESTKPNIYDQIADLQRKLQLLESDRSAYYESSNSALAKNRQSILQLREENKELQKRVTEAEQDEQQLVQSALHGRGVEKDTGPTISGKAALSKLEHRVASKMKRLNALRHTTLSHQRRLEDLKRECLRLEAVGFNQVLAEKEDITMKLRSLQNCLDKNQLKCKEAANIMTNYLKLKRHLQEESLTFQGQIDGLEAEIMKYRKELQEVQDMNNKAQLSKETAITELQQQEELYFKEHQEKDYLLAIYRKRVQEIKARAEKLDAQRKNVQQDELNAEAECGAAKMAAEMEQSFNVFDETLQSMKDATGYTDTKEVTERYIAQRETHQHLEALKTENEYILQQLKEQKEKLNEEFEAMKYSGETQLSSEQRMLDECEQELVSKQQSCETATVRLSSLVKTLGTIQAGVEHLADQLNHISLNEPPSNVSPTSEEFVVHLLGQCERKVQLLQNKLQGKDLNEITKDMEEEEFYFMIEKQLPTYNKRVTVSEDQEMSLLTNEEENEEEEGILSREALKRRSQAMIDLMSNKKSWKVKKK; from the exons ATGTTTGAAGCGGAAAGCACCAAACCCAACATATATGACCAAATAGCGGATTTGCAGCGTAAACTCCAACTTTTAG AGAGCGACAGGAGCGCCTACTATGAGAGCTCCAACTCGGCTTTGGCCAAGAACCGCCAGAGCATCCTGCAACTACGGGAGGAGAACAAGGAACTGCAGAAGAGGGTGACCGAGGCCGAACAA GATGAACAGCAATTGGTGCAATCGGCCTTACACGGCCGAGGCGTGGAAAAGGACACCGGGCCAACAATTTCCGGGAAG GCAGCGCTGTCCAAACTTGAACACCGGGTGGCGTCCAAGATGAAACGTCTCAACGCCCTGAGGCACACTACTCTTTCTCACCAGCGCCGTCTCGAGGACCTAAAGAGGGAGTGCCTCAGATTGGAAGCAGTGGGCTTCAACCAAGTACTCGCAGAAAAGGAGGATATTACCATG AAATTGAGATCACTGCAGAACTGCCTGGACAAGAACCAGCTCAAGTGCAAGGAAGCTGCAAACATCATGACTAACTACCTAAAACTGAAACGCCACTTGCAG GAAGAGAGTCTGACTTTCCAGGGTCAGATAGACGGTCTCGAAGCAGAAATCATGAAGTACAGGAAAGAATTGCAAGAAGTGCAGGATATGAACAACAAAGCCCAGCTGTCCAAAGAAACAGCAATT ACTGAGTTACAGCAGCAAGAGGAGCTGTACTTCAAGGAGCACCAAGAAAAAGATTATCTTTTAGCCATCTACAGAAAAAGGGTGCAGGAGATCAAGGCCCGGGCTGAAAAGTTAGAC GCTCAGAGGAAAAACGTCCAACAGGATGAGCTGAACGCTGAAGCTGAGTGCGGCGCTGCCAAGATGGCCGCTGAAATGGAACAGAGCTTCAACGTGTTTGATGAGACCCTCCAAAGTATGAAGGATGCCACTGGTTACACGGATACAAAG GAGGTCACGGAGCGATACATCGCCCAGAGAGAGACTCACCAACATCTGGAAGCactaaaaacagaaaatgagtATATTCTCCAGCAGCTAAAGGAGCAGAAGGAGAAGCTGAATGAAGAGTTTGAGGCTATGAAGTATTCGGGAGAAACACAACTGTCCAG TGAGCAGAGAATGCTGGACGAGTGTGAGCAGGAACTGGTGTCTAAGCAGCAAAGCTGTGAAACAGCTACGGTACGTCTGTCTTCGCTCGTCAAAACACTCGGCACCATCCAAGCTGGAGTGGAGCACCTCGCAGACCAACTTAATCACATCTCTCTG AATGAACCGCCATCAAATGTGTCTCCAACCTCTGAAGAGTTTGTGGTGCACCTGCTGGGTCAGTGTGAACGGAAGGTGCAGTTACTGCAGAACAAACTTCAGGGGAAAGACCTCAATGAGATTACGAAGgacatggaggaggaggag TTCTATTTTATGATCGAGAAACAACTGCCAACTTACAATAAGCGAGTCACCGTGTCTGAGGACCAAGAAATGAGCCTCTTAACCAACG AGGAGGAGAATGAAGAGGAAGAAGGCATCCTCTCACGAGAGGCGCTCAAGCGCCGCTCTCAAGCTATGATTGATCTCATGTCCAACAAGAAATCCTGGAAAGTGAAGAAGAAGTAA